One part of the Syngnathus acus chromosome 17, fSynAcu1.2, whole genome shotgun sequence genome encodes these proteins:
- the LOC119137458 gene encoding rho GTPase-activating protein 12-like isoform X1, protein MAELPIAPGQVYIEVEYDYEYKSKDRLVSIHQGECFMLVQKTNEDWWKVRKEEGSKAFYVPAQYVREVRKALMPPPKPLPHHPVSAGNAPPHHPVSAGNTPPQNTGAVWVKPANLDLALLDSSADRPESIPARSPSAHSTSSMHLTPPIQRRDSNQHQHVPGTPTRLERSLGEILAQSSVPVQRSSTLPRTRARSPELSRAPLDVDSPPHSAGEEQRTNDSESGDELSSSSTEQLQSVSSGRGRSDSPVYSNLQELKMSQSAAPPLPAGAPQQVLGDWESYKDPHGRLFYYNRCSHERTWKPPRARDANTSAGESNESTPLSLSPAFLPFMSLSAGRPGPLCSEDAHFGAYSSLSDGSPPHGWSEGMNEYGHRLYVSDYTNEKWLKHVDEQGRPYYYSADGSRSEWELPKYNHSPPQHLAEPGKTRSLDRKHVDPIVLTKWRHSAFVQEPNDKDSPVSPKSPVSDCGSSPSSPKRPASPSEKCGVLNVTKITENGKKVRKNWTSSWTVLQGSALLFAKGQGGGTSWVRQSKPHFQLVVTFVLGLIVRHFQFGGGQSKPEFTVDLKGGSVDWASKDKSSKKHVIELKTRQGTELLIQSENDILVNEWYRALRDAASAPACESDEAVEEDIPDSPGADMEKERRDSKKGRLMKPSSSVDAADNKKTKHKLKKFLTRRPTMQAVRDKGYIKDQVFGSSLSSLCLRESSTVPSFVKMCIMHVESDGLHISGLYRVSGNLALIQKLRYAVNHDEQVNLSDSKWEDIHVTTGALKMFFRELPEPLFTYALFQNFVDAIKIQDYKERVHAIKELVRLLPEPNHDTMQALFKHLRKVIEHGEENRMTNQSVAIVFGPTLLRPEVETWNMAVHMVYQNQIVELILIEKDNIFGR, encoded by the exons ATGGCGGAGCTACCCATCGCTCCAGGCCAGGTCTACATCGAGGTGGAGTACGACTACGAGTACAAGTCCAAAGACCGACTGGTCAGCATCCACCAGGGAGAATGCTTCATGCTGGTCCAGAAGACCAATGAAGACTGGTGGAAGGTGCGCAAGGAGGAGGGCAGCAAGGCCTTTTACGTGCCAGCCCAGTACGTCAGAGAGGTCCGCAAAGCCCTCATGCCACCCCCTAAGCCTTTACCTCATCACCCCGTTTCCGCCGGGAACGCCCCTCCTCATCACCCCGTTTCAGCCGGGAACACCCCGCCTCAGAACACTGGTGCTGTCTGGGTAAAACCAGCTAATCTGGATCTGGCACTGCTGGACTCCTCTGCAGACAGACCCGAGTCCATCCCCGCACGTTCCCCCTCCGCTCATTCCACCTCATCCATGCATTTGACGCCGCCCATCCAGCGGCGGGACAGTAACCAGCACCAGCATGTCCCCGGCACCCCCACGAGGCTTGAGCGATCTTTAGGTGAAATCCTGGCCCAGAGCTCCGTACCGGTGCAACGAAGCAGCACGTTGCCGCGCACCCGGGCCCGATCCCCAGAGTTGAGCCGGGCCCCGCTGGACGTGGACAGCCCCCCGCACTCGGCGGGTGAGGAACAGCGGACCAACGACTCTGAGTCCGGGGACGAACTGAGCAGCAGTTCTACCGAACAACTCCAG AGCGTGTCGTCGGGCCGCGGCCGGTCGGACTCGCCCGTGTACAGCAACCTGCAGGAGCTGAAGATGAGCCAGTCGGCGGCCCCCCCGCTCCCAGCCGGCGCCCCCCAGCAGGTGCTGGGCGACTGGGAGTCCTACAAGGACCCGCACGGCCGCCTCTTCTACTACAACCGCTGCAGCCACGAGAGGACCTGGAAGCCGCCCCGAGCCCGGGATGCCAACACGAGCGCGGGGGAAAGCAATGAG AGCACTCCCCTGTCGCTCTCGCCAGCTTTCTTGCCCTTCATGTCGTTGTCGGCGGGCCGCccggggcccctgtgctcggAGGACGCGCACTTCGGCGCCTACTCCAGCTTGTCGGACGGCTCGCCGCCTCACGGGTGGTCCGAAGGGATGAACGAGTACGGCCACAGGCTTTATGTCAGCGACTATACTAACGAGAAG TGGTTAAAGCACGTGGACGAGCAGGGTCGGCCGTATTACTACAGCGCAGATGGCTCCAGGTCCGAATGGGAGCTCCCAAAG TACAACCATTCCCCGCCACAGCACTTGGCAGAGCCCGGCAAGACTCGCAGTCTAGACAGGAAACACGTGGACCCCATCGTCCTGACCAAGTGGAGACACAGCGCTTTCGTCCAAGAACCCAACGACAAG GACTCCCCAGTGAGCCCCAAGTCCCCTGTATCCGACTGCGGGTCCAGCCCCTCGTCTCCTAAGCGCCCCGCCTCT CCCTCAGAGAAGTGCGGCGTGCTCAATGTGACAAAGATCACGGAGAACGGCAAGAAAGTTCG GAAGAACTGGACTTCCTCCTGGACAGTTCTGCAAGGCTCAGCGCTGCTCTTCGCCAAAGGCCAGGGAGGCGGGACGAGCTGGGTGCGTCAATCAAAGCCTCACTTCCAATTAGTGGTTACTTTTGTCCTGGGTTTGATTGTGCGCCATTTTCAGTTTGGCGGTGGTCAGTCCAAACCCGAGTTCACGGTGGATCTgaagggcggctcggtggattGGGCCTCCAAGGACAAATCTAGTAAAAAACACGTCATTGAG CTGAAGACCCGGCAGGGCACGGAACTCCTGATCCAGTCGGAAAACGACATTCTCGTCAACGAGTGGTATCGAGCGCTAAGGGACGCTGCCAGCGCTCCG GCATGCGAGTCGGACGAAGCCGTAGAAGAGGACATCCCCGATTCACCTGGagcagacatggagaaagaACGCAGAGACTCCAAGAAAGGCAGAC TCATGAAACCGTCAAGCAGCGTGGACGCGGCCGACAACAAGAAGACCAAACACAAGCTGAAGAAATTTCTGACGCGGCGGCCCACCATGCAGGCCGTCAGAGACAAAGGTTACATCAAAG ATCAGGTGTTTGGAAGCAGCCTGTCCAGCCTGTGCCTGAGGGAGAGCAGCACGGTGCCCTCTTTTGTCAAGATGTGCATCATGCACGTGGAGAGCGACG GTCTGCACATCAGCGGCCTATACAGAGTCAGTGGTAACTTGGCCCTCATCCAGAAGCTGCGATATGCCGTCAATCATG ATGAACAGGTGAACCTGTCCGACAGCAAGTGGGAGGACATCCATGTGACCACCGGAGCCCTGAAGATGTTCTTCAGGGAGCTTCCTGAACCGCTCTTCACTTATGCGCTCTTCCAAAACTTTGTGGACGCCATCA AGATTCAAGACTACAAGGAGCGGGTCCACGCCATTAAAGAACTTGTTCGACTGCTGCCCGAGCCCAACCATGACACCATGCAGGCCCTCTTCAAACACCTCCGCAA GGTGATCGAGCACGGCGAAGAGAACCGCATGACAAACCAGAGCGTGGCCATCGTGTTCGGCCCCACGTTACTGAGGCCCGAGGTGGAGACGTGGAACATGGCCGTCCACATGGTCTACCAGAATCAGATCGTCGAGCTCATCCTGATAgagaaagacaacatatttggCAGATAG
- the LOC119137458 gene encoding rho GTPase-activating protein 12-like isoform X4, which translates to MAELPIAPGQVYIEVEYDYEYKSKDRLVSIHQGECFMLVQKTNEDWWKVRKEEGSKAFYVPAQYVREVRKALMPPPKPLPHHPVSAGNAPPHHPVSAGNTPPQNTGAVWVKPANLDLALLDSSADRPESIPARSPSAHSTSSMHLTPPIQRRDSNQHQHVPGTPTRLERSLGEILAQSSVPVQRSSTLPRTRARSPELSRAPLDVDSPPHSAGEEQRTNDSESGDELSSSSTEQLQSVSSGRGRSDSPVYSNLQELKMSQSAAPPLPAGAPQQVLGDWESYKDPHGRLFYYNRCSHERTWKPPRARDANTSAGESNEWLKHVDEQGRPYYYSADGSRSEWELPKYNHSPPQHLAEPGKTRSLDRKHVDPIVLTKWRHSAFVQEPNDKDSPVSPKSPVSDCGSSPSSPKRPASPSEKCGVLNVTKITENGKKVRKNWTSSWTVLQGSALLFAKGQGGGTSWFGGGQSKPEFTVDLKGGSVDWASKDKSSKKHVIELKTRQGTELLIQSENDILVNEWYRALRDAASAPACESDEAVEEDIPDSPGADMEKERRDSKKGRLMKPSSSVDAADNKKTKHKLKKFLTRRPTMQAVRDKGYIKDQVFGSSLSSLCLRESSTVPSFVKMCIMHVESDGLHISGLYRVSGNLALIQKLRYAVNHDEQVNLSDSKWEDIHVTTGALKMFFRELPEPLFTYALFQNFVDAIKIQDYKERVHAIKELVRLLPEPNHDTMQALFKHLRKVIEHGEENRMTNQSVAIVFGPTLLRPEVETWNMAVHMVYQNQIVELILIEKDNIFGR; encoded by the exons ATGGCGGAGCTACCCATCGCTCCAGGCCAGGTCTACATCGAGGTGGAGTACGACTACGAGTACAAGTCCAAAGACCGACTGGTCAGCATCCACCAGGGAGAATGCTTCATGCTGGTCCAGAAGACCAATGAAGACTGGTGGAAGGTGCGCAAGGAGGAGGGCAGCAAGGCCTTTTACGTGCCAGCCCAGTACGTCAGAGAGGTCCGCAAAGCCCTCATGCCACCCCCTAAGCCTTTACCTCATCACCCCGTTTCCGCCGGGAACGCCCCTCCTCATCACCCCGTTTCAGCCGGGAACACCCCGCCTCAGAACACTGGTGCTGTCTGGGTAAAACCAGCTAATCTGGATCTGGCACTGCTGGACTCCTCTGCAGACAGACCCGAGTCCATCCCCGCACGTTCCCCCTCCGCTCATTCCACCTCATCCATGCATTTGACGCCGCCCATCCAGCGGCGGGACAGTAACCAGCACCAGCATGTCCCCGGCACCCCCACGAGGCTTGAGCGATCTTTAGGTGAAATCCTGGCCCAGAGCTCCGTACCGGTGCAACGAAGCAGCACGTTGCCGCGCACCCGGGCCCGATCCCCAGAGTTGAGCCGGGCCCCGCTGGACGTGGACAGCCCCCCGCACTCGGCGGGTGAGGAACAGCGGACCAACGACTCTGAGTCCGGGGACGAACTGAGCAGCAGTTCTACCGAACAACTCCAG AGCGTGTCGTCGGGCCGCGGCCGGTCGGACTCGCCCGTGTACAGCAACCTGCAGGAGCTGAAGATGAGCCAGTCGGCGGCCCCCCCGCTCCCAGCCGGCGCCCCCCAGCAGGTGCTGGGCGACTGGGAGTCCTACAAGGACCCGCACGGCCGCCTCTTCTACTACAACCGCTGCAGCCACGAGAGGACCTGGAAGCCGCCCCGAGCCCGGGATGCCAACACGAGCGCGGGGGAAAGCAATGAG TGGTTAAAGCACGTGGACGAGCAGGGTCGGCCGTATTACTACAGCGCAGATGGCTCCAGGTCCGAATGGGAGCTCCCAAAG TACAACCATTCCCCGCCACAGCACTTGGCAGAGCCCGGCAAGACTCGCAGTCTAGACAGGAAACACGTGGACCCCATCGTCCTGACCAAGTGGAGACACAGCGCTTTCGTCCAAGAACCCAACGACAAG GACTCCCCAGTGAGCCCCAAGTCCCCTGTATCCGACTGCGGGTCCAGCCCCTCGTCTCCTAAGCGCCCCGCCTCT CCCTCAGAGAAGTGCGGCGTGCTCAATGTGACAAAGATCACGGAGAACGGCAAGAAAGTTCG GAAGAACTGGACTTCCTCCTGGACAGTTCTGCAAGGCTCAGCGCTGCTCTTCGCCAAAGGCCAGGGAGGCGGGACGAGCTGG TTTGGCGGTGGTCAGTCCAAACCCGAGTTCACGGTGGATCTgaagggcggctcggtggattGGGCCTCCAAGGACAAATCTAGTAAAAAACACGTCATTGAG CTGAAGACCCGGCAGGGCACGGAACTCCTGATCCAGTCGGAAAACGACATTCTCGTCAACGAGTGGTATCGAGCGCTAAGGGACGCTGCCAGCGCTCCG GCATGCGAGTCGGACGAAGCCGTAGAAGAGGACATCCCCGATTCACCTGGagcagacatggagaaagaACGCAGAGACTCCAAGAAAGGCAGAC TCATGAAACCGTCAAGCAGCGTGGACGCGGCCGACAACAAGAAGACCAAACACAAGCTGAAGAAATTTCTGACGCGGCGGCCCACCATGCAGGCCGTCAGAGACAAAGGTTACATCAAAG ATCAGGTGTTTGGAAGCAGCCTGTCCAGCCTGTGCCTGAGGGAGAGCAGCACGGTGCCCTCTTTTGTCAAGATGTGCATCATGCACGTGGAGAGCGACG GTCTGCACATCAGCGGCCTATACAGAGTCAGTGGTAACTTGGCCCTCATCCAGAAGCTGCGATATGCCGTCAATCATG ATGAACAGGTGAACCTGTCCGACAGCAAGTGGGAGGACATCCATGTGACCACCGGAGCCCTGAAGATGTTCTTCAGGGAGCTTCCTGAACCGCTCTTCACTTATGCGCTCTTCCAAAACTTTGTGGACGCCATCA AGATTCAAGACTACAAGGAGCGGGTCCACGCCATTAAAGAACTTGTTCGACTGCTGCCCGAGCCCAACCATGACACCATGCAGGCCCTCTTCAAACACCTCCGCAA GGTGATCGAGCACGGCGAAGAGAACCGCATGACAAACCAGAGCGTGGCCATCGTGTTCGGCCCCACGTTACTGAGGCCCGAGGTGGAGACGTGGAACATGGCCGTCCACATGGTCTACCAGAATCAGATCGTCGAGCTCATCCTGATAgagaaagacaacatatttggCAGATAG
- the LOC119137458 gene encoding rho GTPase-activating protein 12-like isoform X3, which translates to MAELPIAPGQVYIEVEYDYEYKSKDRLVSIHQGECFMLVQKTNEDWWKVRKEEGSKAFYVPAQYVREVRKALMPPPKPLPHHPVSAGNAPPHHPVSAGNTPPQNTGAVWVKPANLDLALLDSSADRPESIPARSPSAHSTSSMHLTPPIQRRDSNQHQHVPGTPTRLERSLGEILAQSSVPVQRSSTLPRTRARSPELSRAPLDVDSPPHSAGEEQRTNDSESGDELSSSSTEQLQSVSSGRGRSDSPVYSNLQELKMSQSAAPPLPAGAPQQVLGDWESYKDPHGRLFYYNRCSHERTWKPPRARDANTSAGESNESTPLSLSPAFLPFMSLSAGRPGPLCSEDAHFGAYSSLSDGSPPHGWSEGMNEYGHRLYVSDYTNEKWLKHVDEQGRPYYYSADGSRSEWELPKYNHSPPQHLAEPGKTRSLDRKHVDPIVLTKWRHSAFVQEPNDKPSEKCGVLNVTKITENGKKVRKNWTSSWTVLQGSALLFAKGQGGGTSWFGGGQSKPEFTVDLKGGSVDWASKDKSSKKHVIELKTRQGTELLIQSENDILVNEWYRALRDAASAPACESDEAVEEDIPDSPGADMEKERRDSKKGRLMKPSSSVDAADNKKTKHKLKKFLTRRPTMQAVRDKGYIKDQVFGSSLSSLCLRESSTVPSFVKMCIMHVESDGLHISGLYRVSGNLALIQKLRYAVNHDEQVNLSDSKWEDIHVTTGALKMFFRELPEPLFTYALFQNFVDAIKIQDYKERVHAIKELVRLLPEPNHDTMQALFKHLRKVIEHGEENRMTNQSVAIVFGPTLLRPEVETWNMAVHMVYQNQIVELILIEKDNIFGR; encoded by the exons ATGGCGGAGCTACCCATCGCTCCAGGCCAGGTCTACATCGAGGTGGAGTACGACTACGAGTACAAGTCCAAAGACCGACTGGTCAGCATCCACCAGGGAGAATGCTTCATGCTGGTCCAGAAGACCAATGAAGACTGGTGGAAGGTGCGCAAGGAGGAGGGCAGCAAGGCCTTTTACGTGCCAGCCCAGTACGTCAGAGAGGTCCGCAAAGCCCTCATGCCACCCCCTAAGCCTTTACCTCATCACCCCGTTTCCGCCGGGAACGCCCCTCCTCATCACCCCGTTTCAGCCGGGAACACCCCGCCTCAGAACACTGGTGCTGTCTGGGTAAAACCAGCTAATCTGGATCTGGCACTGCTGGACTCCTCTGCAGACAGACCCGAGTCCATCCCCGCACGTTCCCCCTCCGCTCATTCCACCTCATCCATGCATTTGACGCCGCCCATCCAGCGGCGGGACAGTAACCAGCACCAGCATGTCCCCGGCACCCCCACGAGGCTTGAGCGATCTTTAGGTGAAATCCTGGCCCAGAGCTCCGTACCGGTGCAACGAAGCAGCACGTTGCCGCGCACCCGGGCCCGATCCCCAGAGTTGAGCCGGGCCCCGCTGGACGTGGACAGCCCCCCGCACTCGGCGGGTGAGGAACAGCGGACCAACGACTCTGAGTCCGGGGACGAACTGAGCAGCAGTTCTACCGAACAACTCCAG AGCGTGTCGTCGGGCCGCGGCCGGTCGGACTCGCCCGTGTACAGCAACCTGCAGGAGCTGAAGATGAGCCAGTCGGCGGCCCCCCCGCTCCCAGCCGGCGCCCCCCAGCAGGTGCTGGGCGACTGGGAGTCCTACAAGGACCCGCACGGCCGCCTCTTCTACTACAACCGCTGCAGCCACGAGAGGACCTGGAAGCCGCCCCGAGCCCGGGATGCCAACACGAGCGCGGGGGAAAGCAATGAG AGCACTCCCCTGTCGCTCTCGCCAGCTTTCTTGCCCTTCATGTCGTTGTCGGCGGGCCGCccggggcccctgtgctcggAGGACGCGCACTTCGGCGCCTACTCCAGCTTGTCGGACGGCTCGCCGCCTCACGGGTGGTCCGAAGGGATGAACGAGTACGGCCACAGGCTTTATGTCAGCGACTATACTAACGAGAAG TGGTTAAAGCACGTGGACGAGCAGGGTCGGCCGTATTACTACAGCGCAGATGGCTCCAGGTCCGAATGGGAGCTCCCAAAG TACAACCATTCCCCGCCACAGCACTTGGCAGAGCCCGGCAAGACTCGCAGTCTAGACAGGAAACACGTGGACCCCATCGTCCTGACCAAGTGGAGACACAGCGCTTTCGTCCAAGAACCCAACGACAAG CCCTCAGAGAAGTGCGGCGTGCTCAATGTGACAAAGATCACGGAGAACGGCAAGAAAGTTCG GAAGAACTGGACTTCCTCCTGGACAGTTCTGCAAGGCTCAGCGCTGCTCTTCGCCAAAGGCCAGGGAGGCGGGACGAGCTGG TTTGGCGGTGGTCAGTCCAAACCCGAGTTCACGGTGGATCTgaagggcggctcggtggattGGGCCTCCAAGGACAAATCTAGTAAAAAACACGTCATTGAG CTGAAGACCCGGCAGGGCACGGAACTCCTGATCCAGTCGGAAAACGACATTCTCGTCAACGAGTGGTATCGAGCGCTAAGGGACGCTGCCAGCGCTCCG GCATGCGAGTCGGACGAAGCCGTAGAAGAGGACATCCCCGATTCACCTGGagcagacatggagaaagaACGCAGAGACTCCAAGAAAGGCAGAC TCATGAAACCGTCAAGCAGCGTGGACGCGGCCGACAACAAGAAGACCAAACACAAGCTGAAGAAATTTCTGACGCGGCGGCCCACCATGCAGGCCGTCAGAGACAAAGGTTACATCAAAG ATCAGGTGTTTGGAAGCAGCCTGTCCAGCCTGTGCCTGAGGGAGAGCAGCACGGTGCCCTCTTTTGTCAAGATGTGCATCATGCACGTGGAGAGCGACG GTCTGCACATCAGCGGCCTATACAGAGTCAGTGGTAACTTGGCCCTCATCCAGAAGCTGCGATATGCCGTCAATCATG ATGAACAGGTGAACCTGTCCGACAGCAAGTGGGAGGACATCCATGTGACCACCGGAGCCCTGAAGATGTTCTTCAGGGAGCTTCCTGAACCGCTCTTCACTTATGCGCTCTTCCAAAACTTTGTGGACGCCATCA AGATTCAAGACTACAAGGAGCGGGTCCACGCCATTAAAGAACTTGTTCGACTGCTGCCCGAGCCCAACCATGACACCATGCAGGCCCTCTTCAAACACCTCCGCAA GGTGATCGAGCACGGCGAAGAGAACCGCATGACAAACCAGAGCGTGGCCATCGTGTTCGGCCCCACGTTACTGAGGCCCGAGGTGGAGACGTGGAACATGGCCGTCCACATGGTCTACCAGAATCAGATCGTCGAGCTCATCCTGATAgagaaagacaacatatttggCAGATAG
- the LOC119137458 gene encoding rho GTPase-activating protein 12-like isoform X2, translated as MAELPIAPGQVYIEVEYDYEYKSKDRLVSIHQGECFMLVQKTNEDWWKVRKEEGSKAFYVPAQYVREVRKALMPPPKPLPHHPVSAGNAPPHHPVSAGNTPPQNTGAVWVKPANLDLALLDSSADRPESIPARSPSAHSTSSMHLTPPIQRRDSNQHQHVPGTPTRLERSLGEILAQSSVPVQRSSTLPRTRARSPELSRAPLDVDSPPHSAGEEQRTNDSESGDELSSSSTEQLQSVSSGRGRSDSPVYSNLQELKMSQSAAPPLPAGAPQQVLGDWESYKDPHGRLFYYNRCSHERTWKPPRARDANTSAGESNESTPLSLSPAFLPFMSLSAGRPGPLCSEDAHFGAYSSLSDGSPPHGWSEGMNEYGHRLYVSDYTNEKWLKHVDEQGRPYYYSADGSRSEWELPKYNHSPPQHLAEPGKTRSLDRKHVDPIVLTKWRHSAFVQEPNDKDSPVSPKSPVSDCGSSPSSPKRPASPSEKCGVLNVTKITENGKKVRKNWTSSWTVLQGSALLFAKGQGGGTSWFGGGQSKPEFTVDLKGGSVDWASKDKSSKKHVIELKTRQGTELLIQSENDILVNEWYRALRDAASAPACESDEAVEEDIPDSPGADMEKERRDSKKGRLMKPSSSVDAADNKKTKHKLKKFLTRRPTMQAVRDKGYIKDQVFGSSLSSLCLRESSTVPSFVKMCIMHVESDGLHISGLYRVSGNLALIQKLRYAVNHDEQVNLSDSKWEDIHVTTGALKMFFRELPEPLFTYALFQNFVDAIKIQDYKERVHAIKELVRLLPEPNHDTMQALFKHLRKVIEHGEENRMTNQSVAIVFGPTLLRPEVETWNMAVHMVYQNQIVELILIEKDNIFGR; from the exons ATGGCGGAGCTACCCATCGCTCCAGGCCAGGTCTACATCGAGGTGGAGTACGACTACGAGTACAAGTCCAAAGACCGACTGGTCAGCATCCACCAGGGAGAATGCTTCATGCTGGTCCAGAAGACCAATGAAGACTGGTGGAAGGTGCGCAAGGAGGAGGGCAGCAAGGCCTTTTACGTGCCAGCCCAGTACGTCAGAGAGGTCCGCAAAGCCCTCATGCCACCCCCTAAGCCTTTACCTCATCACCCCGTTTCCGCCGGGAACGCCCCTCCTCATCACCCCGTTTCAGCCGGGAACACCCCGCCTCAGAACACTGGTGCTGTCTGGGTAAAACCAGCTAATCTGGATCTGGCACTGCTGGACTCCTCTGCAGACAGACCCGAGTCCATCCCCGCACGTTCCCCCTCCGCTCATTCCACCTCATCCATGCATTTGACGCCGCCCATCCAGCGGCGGGACAGTAACCAGCACCAGCATGTCCCCGGCACCCCCACGAGGCTTGAGCGATCTTTAGGTGAAATCCTGGCCCAGAGCTCCGTACCGGTGCAACGAAGCAGCACGTTGCCGCGCACCCGGGCCCGATCCCCAGAGTTGAGCCGGGCCCCGCTGGACGTGGACAGCCCCCCGCACTCGGCGGGTGAGGAACAGCGGACCAACGACTCTGAGTCCGGGGACGAACTGAGCAGCAGTTCTACCGAACAACTCCAG AGCGTGTCGTCGGGCCGCGGCCGGTCGGACTCGCCCGTGTACAGCAACCTGCAGGAGCTGAAGATGAGCCAGTCGGCGGCCCCCCCGCTCCCAGCCGGCGCCCCCCAGCAGGTGCTGGGCGACTGGGAGTCCTACAAGGACCCGCACGGCCGCCTCTTCTACTACAACCGCTGCAGCCACGAGAGGACCTGGAAGCCGCCCCGAGCCCGGGATGCCAACACGAGCGCGGGGGAAAGCAATGAG AGCACTCCCCTGTCGCTCTCGCCAGCTTTCTTGCCCTTCATGTCGTTGTCGGCGGGCCGCccggggcccctgtgctcggAGGACGCGCACTTCGGCGCCTACTCCAGCTTGTCGGACGGCTCGCCGCCTCACGGGTGGTCCGAAGGGATGAACGAGTACGGCCACAGGCTTTATGTCAGCGACTATACTAACGAGAAG TGGTTAAAGCACGTGGACGAGCAGGGTCGGCCGTATTACTACAGCGCAGATGGCTCCAGGTCCGAATGGGAGCTCCCAAAG TACAACCATTCCCCGCCACAGCACTTGGCAGAGCCCGGCAAGACTCGCAGTCTAGACAGGAAACACGTGGACCCCATCGTCCTGACCAAGTGGAGACACAGCGCTTTCGTCCAAGAACCCAACGACAAG GACTCCCCAGTGAGCCCCAAGTCCCCTGTATCCGACTGCGGGTCCAGCCCCTCGTCTCCTAAGCGCCCCGCCTCT CCCTCAGAGAAGTGCGGCGTGCTCAATGTGACAAAGATCACGGAGAACGGCAAGAAAGTTCG GAAGAACTGGACTTCCTCCTGGACAGTTCTGCAAGGCTCAGCGCTGCTCTTCGCCAAAGGCCAGGGAGGCGGGACGAGCTGG TTTGGCGGTGGTCAGTCCAAACCCGAGTTCACGGTGGATCTgaagggcggctcggtggattGGGCCTCCAAGGACAAATCTAGTAAAAAACACGTCATTGAG CTGAAGACCCGGCAGGGCACGGAACTCCTGATCCAGTCGGAAAACGACATTCTCGTCAACGAGTGGTATCGAGCGCTAAGGGACGCTGCCAGCGCTCCG GCATGCGAGTCGGACGAAGCCGTAGAAGAGGACATCCCCGATTCACCTGGagcagacatggagaaagaACGCAGAGACTCCAAGAAAGGCAGAC TCATGAAACCGTCAAGCAGCGTGGACGCGGCCGACAACAAGAAGACCAAACACAAGCTGAAGAAATTTCTGACGCGGCGGCCCACCATGCAGGCCGTCAGAGACAAAGGTTACATCAAAG ATCAGGTGTTTGGAAGCAGCCTGTCCAGCCTGTGCCTGAGGGAGAGCAGCACGGTGCCCTCTTTTGTCAAGATGTGCATCATGCACGTGGAGAGCGACG GTCTGCACATCAGCGGCCTATACAGAGTCAGTGGTAACTTGGCCCTCATCCAGAAGCTGCGATATGCCGTCAATCATG ATGAACAGGTGAACCTGTCCGACAGCAAGTGGGAGGACATCCATGTGACCACCGGAGCCCTGAAGATGTTCTTCAGGGAGCTTCCTGAACCGCTCTTCACTTATGCGCTCTTCCAAAACTTTGTGGACGCCATCA AGATTCAAGACTACAAGGAGCGGGTCCACGCCATTAAAGAACTTGTTCGACTGCTGCCCGAGCCCAACCATGACACCATGCAGGCCCTCTTCAAACACCTCCGCAA GGTGATCGAGCACGGCGAAGAGAACCGCATGACAAACCAGAGCGTGGCCATCGTGTTCGGCCCCACGTTACTGAGGCCCGAGGTGGAGACGTGGAACATGGCCGTCCACATGGTCTACCAGAATCAGATCGTCGAGCTCATCCTGATAgagaaagacaacatatttggCAGATAG